Proteins encoded together in one Tateyamaria omphalii window:
- a CDS encoding LysE family translocator: protein MTTEVYLVYLAAVAVFFATPPDTSQLLIIANSMKHGLRRSLWVIAGDLSANVLQMTAAAFGLAAVIATSATAFSVIKWLGVAYLVWIGLRMMMSKGGSGRGQTATGRPARLFRLGFVTSMTNPFAVVFFAALFPQFIAVDAPILPQLLILGATYLVVDGATLLLWGWAGDRVAARLNASLATINRICGGLMIGAAALLGLKDITPQR, encoded by the coding sequence GTGACGACCGAGGTTTATCTTGTCTACCTTGCCGCAGTCGCGGTGTTTTTCGCAACGCCGCCCGACACCAGCCAGCTTCTGATCATTGCCAATTCTATGAAACACGGGCTGCGCCGCAGCCTGTGGGTGATTGCCGGTGATCTAAGCGCCAATGTTTTGCAGATGACGGCGGCGGCCTTTGGTTTGGCGGCGGTGATTGCCACATCCGCGACCGCGTTCAGCGTCATCAAGTGGCTGGGCGTGGCCTATCTGGTCTGGATCGGGCTGCGGATGATGATGTCCAAGGGCGGTTCGGGGCGCGGACAGACAGCGACGGGTCGGCCCGCCCGCCTGTTTCGTCTGGGTTTTGTCACCTCTATGACCAACCCCTTTGCTGTTGTATTCTTTGCCGCGCTGTTTCCGCAATTCATTGCGGTCGATGCGCCGATCCTGCCGCAATTGCTGATCCTTGGGGCGACCTATCTGGTGGTGGACGGTGCAACCCTACTGCTTTGGGGCTGGGCCGGAGACCGGGTGGCCGCGCGGTTGAATGCGTCGCTGGCCACCATCAACCGCATCTGTGGAGGGCTGATGATCGGCGCCGCGGCGCTGCTGGGCCTCAAGGACATCACGCCGCAACGTTAA
- the idi gene encoding isopentenyl-diphosphate delta-isomerase → MSIMIPAWVDGELTPVEKLEAHQRGLKHKAVSVFLIRGTEVLMQQRAMGKYHTPGLWANTCCTHPEWDEAPSVCAARRLNEELGITGVPLEHRHHLEYRADVGNDLIEHEVVEVYLGHVRGTLSITPNPDEVMAHEWVDYHDLMAMVQRHPKRFTPWLRIYLAEHSGTIFGADLAQAARV, encoded by the coding sequence ATGAGTATCATGATCCCCGCTTGGGTCGACGGTGAGTTGACCCCGGTGGAAAAGCTGGAAGCGCATCAGCGCGGGCTGAAGCACAAGGCCGTGTCAGTCTTTCTGATCCGGGGCACGGAGGTTCTGATGCAGCAGCGGGCGATGGGCAAGTACCATACGCCCGGACTGTGGGCGAACACGTGCTGCACTCACCCCGAATGGGACGAGGCACCGTCGGTCTGTGCCGCCCGTCGCTTGAACGAGGAACTGGGGATCACGGGTGTCCCGCTCGAACACCGGCATCATCTGGAATATCGCGCCGATGTGGGCAACGATCTGATCGAGCACGAGGTGGTCGAGGTTTACCTGGGCCATGTGCGCGGGACCCTGTCCATCACGCCCAACCCGGATGAGGTGATGGCCCATGAGTGGGTCGATTATCACGACCTCATGGCGATGGTGCAGCGGCATCCCAAGCGGTTCACGCCCTGGCTGCGCATCTACCTGGCCGAGCATTCCGGCACCATCTTTGGCGCTGATCTGGCGCAGGCCGCGCGGGTGTGA
- a CDS encoding PucC family protein, with product MTAGWGMLVRLCLVNAAIGGLAALPVNLFNRLMTVELALPALLPGLLVALHYGVQLTRPVWGHRSDVKGGRTPFILGGMAVVGLGVLGAAWGILLAETSVSLALTVWVFSYIAIGLGIGAAGTSFLALLACVTGPRKGAGATLAWLLLIAGAIFASVGTGIALEPYSPERLVWVVAAVCCIAFLLSVIATVGVESHAEFEAEVDDTPLVAALKRTWADPMARRFTGFVFLSILAFYLSELIFEPFAGHVHGLSPEDSTKLSGGKDGAALMGMIGAGVLSHLRIGSLRFWAVTGCVLSAVGLLGLGAGLPLVPSTVALGLGNGLFVVGAVGSMMQLAAAHARNTGTRMGVFGAAQAIAAGLAGLVATGMLDLTRLVLPDAAAYGTVFTLEAALFLCAALVASRVMRAAETSDATLVPGE from the coding sequence ATGACGGCGGGGTGGGGCATGTTGGTCCGGTTGTGCCTAGTAAATGCCGCCATCGGTGGTTTGGCCGCGCTGCCTGTGAACCTGTTCAACCGGTTGATGACGGTAGAGCTCGCCCTGCCCGCGCTGTTGCCGGGTTTGTTGGTGGCCTTGCATTACGGCGTGCAGCTGACCCGACCCGTTTGGGGGCATCGGTCGGATGTGAAGGGTGGGCGGACGCCGTTCATTCTGGGCGGGATGGCGGTTGTTGGTCTGGGTGTGTTGGGCGCGGCCTGGGGGATTCTGCTGGCGGAGACATCTGTATCCCTGGCCCTGACGGTCTGGGTTTTCTCATACATCGCCATTGGCTTGGGCATTGGCGCCGCGGGCACATCGTTTCTGGCGCTGCTGGCGTGCGTCACCGGACCGCGCAAAGGAGCGGGGGCCACGTTGGCGTGGCTCTTGTTGATCGCGGGTGCGATCTTTGCGTCCGTCGGGACGGGCATTGCGCTTGAACCTTACAGCCCGGAGAGGCTCGTTTGGGTCGTTGCGGCGGTGTGCTGCATCGCGTTCCTCCTGTCTGTGATCGCGACTGTTGGTGTCGAAAGCCACGCGGAGTTCGAAGCGGAAGTGGATGATACACCGCTGGTGGCTGCTCTGAAACGCACATGGGCGGACCCGATGGCCCGGCGCTTCACCGGTTTTGTGTTTCTGTCGATCCTTGCCTTTTATCTGTCCGAATTGATCTTTGAGCCTTTTGCCGGGCACGTCCATGGGCTGAGCCCCGAGGACAGTACGAAGCTGTCCGGCGGTAAGGATGGCGCGGCTCTGATGGGGATGATTGGCGCTGGGGTGCTGTCTCATCTGCGCATCGGCTCTTTGCGCTTTTGGGCCGTGACGGGCTGCGTGCTGTCGGCGGTTGGGCTGCTGGGGCTTGGCGCGGGCCTGCCGTTGGTGCCTTCGACCGTGGCTTTGGGCCTTGGCAACGGCCTGTTTGTCGTGGGGGCAGTCGGGTCGATGATGCAACTGGCCGCTGCACATGCACGCAACACCGGCACCCGGATGGGCGTGTTCGGCGCGGCGCAGGCGATTGCTGCGGGTCTGGCGGGACTGGTCGCCACCGGCATGCTGGACCTGACGCGTCTGGTTCTGCCCGATGCCGCCGCTTACGGCACTGTTTTCACTTTGGAGGCGGCGCTGTTCCTGTGCGCGGCCCTGGTCGCTTCCCGCGTGATGCGGGCGGCTGAGACTTCTGATGCAACCCTGGTTCCGGGAGAATGA
- the bchF gene encoding 2-vinyl bacteriochlorophyllide hydratase encodes MSTRTAPKTAPLGLYTPAERARRDATIWTPVQGVLAPLQFVVFLVSLALVVRYLTTGDGYTAATWSIVIKTGVLYIIMVTGAIWEKVVFGQYLLAPAFFWEDVFSFLVIALHTAYLWALFTAALDPVPLMWLALAAYGTYVINAAQFVLKLRAARLQAATPQEAPA; translated from the coding sequence ATGTCCACCCGGACAGCACCAAAAACAGCACCGCTGGGGCTTTACACGCCCGCAGAGCGCGCGCGACGCGATGCCACGATCTGGACCCCGGTCCAGGGCGTGTTGGCGCCGTTGCAATTCGTGGTGTTCCTCGTGTCTCTCGCGCTGGTCGTCCGCTACCTGACTACAGGCGACGGTTACACCGCTGCCACATGGTCCATCGTCATCAAGACCGGTGTGCTTTACATCATCATGGTCACGGGCGCGATCTGGGAAAAAGTCGTTTTTGGACAATACCTTCTGGCCCCCGCCTTCTTCTGGGAAGACGTGTTTTCCTTCCTCGTGATCGCGCTGCACACCGCCTATCTCTGGGCCCTGTTCACCGCCGCTCTGGACCCCGTTCCGCTCATGTGGCTGGCGCTGGCTGCCTACGGCACCTACGTGATCAACGCCGCGCAATTCGTGCTCAAACTGCGCGCCGCCCGATTGCAGGCCGCCACACCGCAGGAGGCCCCGGCGTGA
- the chlG gene encoding chlorophyll synthase ChlG — MDVSPSLPARRFPEPAAALRLIKPITWFPPMWAYVCGVISSGASPVGQWHLVLLGVLLAGPIVCGMSQAANDWCDRHVDAINEPDRPIPSGRIPGRWGLWIALAMSALSLFVGWQLGPWGFAATIAGVLAAWAYSAEPVRLKRSGWWGPGLVGLSYETLPWITGAAVLAAGAPRWEVLLVALLYGLGAHGIMTLNDFKALEGDRQMGVNSLPVTLGPRRAAQVACIVMAVPQALVIALLALWDRPAHAAGVALVLVLQFWAMTIMFRDPKAKAPWYNGTGVLLYVSGMMIAAFALRGLA, encoded by the coding sequence ATGGATGTCAGCCCCTCTTTACCTGCGCGCCGATTTCCCGAGCCTGCAGCTGCCCTGCGCCTGATCAAGCCGATCACGTGGTTCCCGCCGATGTGGGCCTATGTCTGTGGCGTGATCTCGTCCGGGGCGTCGCCTGTGGGGCAGTGGCACCTGGTGCTTTTGGGCGTGCTGCTGGCCGGTCCTATCGTCTGCGGCATGAGCCAGGCCGCCAATGATTGGTGCGACCGGCATGTGGACGCCATCAACGAACCTGATCGTCCAATCCCGTCGGGCCGTATTCCGGGTCGGTGGGGGTTGTGGATTGCGCTGGCCATGTCGGCGCTGTCGCTGTTCGTGGGCTGGCAGTTGGGGCCTTGGGGCTTTGCCGCGACGATTGCGGGCGTTCTGGCTGCGTGGGCCTATTCCGCCGAGCCTGTCCGCCTGAAGCGGTCGGGCTGGTGGGGGCCGGGGCTGGTTGGGTTGAGCTACGAGACACTGCCGTGGATCACCGGTGCTGCCGTGCTGGCTGCGGGTGCGCCGCGGTGGGAGGTGCTGTTGGTGGCGCTGCTGTACGGTTTGGGCGCGCATGGCATCATGACCCTGAATGATTTCAAGGCGTTGGAAGGGGACCGGCAGATGGGTGTGAACTCGCTGCCCGTCACGCTTGGCCCGCGCCGTGCGGCGCAAGTGGCCTGTATCGTGATGGCGGTGCCGCAGGCTCTTGTGATTGCGCTGCTTGCGCTGTGGGACCGGCCCGCACATGCGGCGGGTGTTGCCTTGGTTCTGGTCCTGCAATTCTGGGCTATGACGATCATGTTCCGTGATCCCAAGGCCAAGGCACCCTGGTATAATGGCACCGGCGTGCTGCTGTATGTCTCCGGCATGATGATTGCCGCCTTTGCGCTGCGGGGGTTGGCATGA
- a CDS encoding geranylgeranyl diphosphate reductase, with translation MYDVVVVGGGPSGATAAEDLVRSGHSIALLDREGRIKPCGGAIPPRLMQDFHIGEEQLLTKVTTARMISPTGRRVDIPIENGYVGMVDRKDFDPFLRERAVAAGAEYFTGTFVRIDRPEGNPVVIYRDKATQEERELPCKLVIGADGAKSRVGQAEVEGADKVPLVFAYHEIIKAPEATDTYDPMRCDVIYDGAISPDFYGWVFPHGGTTSVGMGSEQSSVNLKEATAALRVASGLDQCETLRKEGAPIPLKPMDRWDNGKDVVLAGDAAGVVAPSSGEGIYYAMVGGRVAATACAATLASGRVKDLKLARKLFMREHKTVFRVLASMQNAYYRSDDRRERFVSLCHDIDVQRLTFEAYMNKKLVKARPMAHLKIGVKNLAHLTGLVKANHV, from the coding sequence ATGTATGACGTCGTTGTTGTGGGCGGGGGGCCGTCCGGCGCCACCGCAGCCGAAGACCTGGTGCGCTCGGGCCATTCCATTGCGCTCTTGGATCGTGAGGGGCGGATCAAACCCTGTGGCGGAGCGATCCCGCCGCGTCTGATGCAGGATTTCCACATCGGGGAAGAGCAGTTGCTGACCAAGGTCACCACGGCTCGCATGATTTCGCCCACCGGGCGGCGCGTCGATATTCCCATTGAGAACGGCTATGTCGGCATGGTCGATCGCAAGGATTTCGACCCGTTCCTGCGCGAACGCGCGGTCGCGGCTGGGGCCGAGTATTTCACGGGCACGTTTGTGCGCATCGACCGGCCTGAAGGCAACCCGGTGGTGATCTACCGCGACAAGGCCACGCAAGAGGAACGCGAACTGCCCTGCAAGCTGGTGATCGGCGCCGATGGCGCCAAGTCCCGCGTGGGTCAGGCGGAGGTTGAAGGTGCGGATAAGGTGCCGCTGGTTTTTGCCTATCACGAGATCATCAAGGCACCGGAGGCCACTGATACTTACGACCCTATGCGCTGTGACGTGATCTATGACGGTGCAATCTCGCCCGACTTCTACGGCTGGGTGTTTCCGCATGGGGGCACGACCAGCGTTGGCATGGGGTCCGAACAGTCGTCTGTGAATTTGAAAGAGGCGACCGCGGCGTTGCGCGTGGCTTCTGGTCTGGATCAGTGCGAGACGCTGCGCAAGGAAGGCGCGCCCATTCCGCTCAAACCGATGGATCGGTGGGACAACGGCAAGGATGTGGTGCTGGCCGGGGATGCGGCTGGTGTGGTTGCGCCGTCTTCGGGAGAGGGCATTTACTACGCCATGGTCGGGGGCCGCGTGGCTGCCACGGCCTGTGCCGCGACGCTGGCCTCGGGCCGGGTCAAGGACCTGAAACTCGCCCGCAAGCTGTTCATGCGCGAGCACAAGACGGTGTTCCGGGTCTTGGCCTCGATGCAGAACGCCTATTACCGCAGCGACGACCGGCGCGAACGCTTTGTGTCACTTTGTCACGACATTGATGTGCAGCGTCTGACCTTCGAGGCGTATATGAACAAGAAGCTGGTCAAAGCGCGGCCGATGGCGCACCTGAAAATCGGGGTGAAAAACCTGGCCCACCTGACCGGATTGGTGAAGGCGAACCACGTATGA
- the glpD gene encoding glycerol-3-phosphate dehydrogenase, giving the protein MADEKVFDLFVIGGGINGAGIARDASGRGLSVALAEAGDLGGATSSASTKLFHGGLRYLEFFEFGLVKSALKEREVLLKAMPHISWPMRFVLPYAPDMRFDSDTPTSRLLRMTMPWIEKGRRPAWLVRLGLFLYDNLGGREILPGTKTLDLTKAAEGKPLKDRFKMAYEYSDAWVEDSRLVMLNARDAEARGAKILTRCAVKEATRDGDTWRIETEKGTYRAKALVNAGGPWVADILTGVMRQNSQHNIRLVRGSHIVTKRLYDHEKCYFFQGTDGRIIFAIPYEQDFTLIGTTDAEHTDADTKPAITDEERDYLCTFASEYFEQPVTADDVVWTYSGVRPLYDDGASSATAATRDYVLALDDNGPPVLSVFGGKITTYRKLAEQALAKMGLGEAWTAGVALPGGDFKVAEVGSLTSKLEADYPFLDEKWAGRLIRAYGTEAWDVLGEAKSADDIGPDFGATLTGAELKWMMAREYAVAGDDALWRRTKLGLRLDPDQRVAVDTWMKEQTA; this is encoded by the coding sequence TTGGCCGACGAAAAAGTCTTTGATCTGTTTGTGATTGGTGGCGGCATCAACGGCGCGGGGATCGCCCGTGATGCCTCTGGTCGCGGCCTGAGCGTCGCGCTGGCCGAAGCGGGGGATCTGGGCGGTGCCACGTCGAGTGCATCCACCAAGCTGTTTCACGGCGGGCTGCGCTATCTGGAGTTCTTTGAGTTCGGGTTGGTAAAGTCGGCACTCAAAGAGCGCGAAGTGCTGCTTAAGGCGATGCCGCATATCAGCTGGCCCATGCGCTTTGTCCTGCCCTACGCCCCCGATATGCGCTTTGACAGCGATACGCCGACCTCTCGTCTGTTGCGCATGACCATGCCCTGGATCGAGAAGGGGCGGCGGCCTGCGTGGCTCGTCCGTTTGGGACTGTTTTTGTACGACAATCTGGGTGGGCGCGAGATCTTGCCGGGCACGAAGACGCTGGATCTGACCAAGGCAGCCGAGGGCAAGCCGCTCAAGGACCGGTTCAAGATGGCCTATGAATATAGTGATGCCTGGGTGGAGGATTCGCGGCTGGTCATGCTGAACGCCCGCGATGCCGAAGCGCGCGGTGCGAAGATCCTGACCCGTTGCGCGGTCAAGGAAGCGACGCGGGATGGCGACACATGGCGGATAGAGACAGAGAAGGGGACGTATCGGGCAAAGGCCCTGGTGAATGCCGGTGGCCCTTGGGTGGCCGATATCCTGACCGGCGTCATGCGTCAGAATTCGCAGCACAACATCCGGTTGGTCCGCGGCTCTCACATCGTGACAAAGCGGCTCTATGATCACGAAAAGTGCTACTTCTTTCAGGGCACCGACGGGCGGATCATCTTTGCTATTCCATATGAGCAGGATTTTACTCTGATCGGCACCACGGATGCGGAACATACGGATGCGGATACAAAGCCCGCGATCACGGATGAGGAGCGGGACTATCTGTGCACCTTTGCGTCGGAGTATTTTGAACAGCCCGTGACGGCAGATGATGTTGTTTGGACGTATTCCGGAGTCCGCCCTCTTTATGATGATGGCGCGTCATCGGCCACGGCGGCCACGCGCGACTATGTGCTGGCGCTGGATGACAACGGTCCACCGGTACTGAGCGTGTTTGGCGGCAAGATCACGACCTATCGCAAGCTGGCCGAACAGGCGCTGGCCAAGATGGGTCTGGGCGAGGCGTGGACCGCGGGCGTGGCGCTGCCCGGTGGTGATTTCAAAGTGGCCGAGGTTGGGTCGCTCACATCCAAGTTGGAGGCGGATTACCCGTTCCTCGACGAAAAATGGGCGGGTCGTTTGATCCGGGCATACGGCACCGAAGCCTGGGATGTGCTGGGCGAGGCCAAGAGCGCCGACGACATAGGCCCGGACTTTGGCGCCACGTTGACCGGTGCGGAACTCAAATGGATGATGGCCCGCGAATACGCGGTGGCGGGCGATGACGCGCTGTGGCGGCGGACCAAGCTGGGTCTGCGCCTCGATCCCGATCAGCGCGTCGCCGTGGACACTTGGATGAAGGAACAGACCGCATGA
- a CDS encoding cobalamin B12-binding domain-containing protein has product MRAVIKRVDFDARLVLDEMGAYRLTHDALIDIYIPKAAEHLGALWMTSDMDFAAVTIGALRLQALLGEAAQSLPGNHADMTNILHALVIVPEYEQHFLGASVVAAQLRRLGCDVSVSINESQHQVVDRVEHDRPDMVLFSCARAAALETIRGTVKKIRQNGDPAPVLALGGAFSGITDGTRKRTGVDLVTNTAKDVVGFATKRQKALGSR; this is encoded by the coding sequence GTGCGCGCGGTGATCAAGCGGGTGGATTTCGATGCGCGGCTGGTGCTGGACGAGATGGGAGCATATCGGCTGACCCACGACGCGCTGATCGACATCTATATCCCGAAAGCAGCCGAGCATTTGGGTGCACTTTGGATGACGTCGGATATGGATTTCGCCGCCGTCACGATTGGTGCGCTGCGCTTGCAAGCCCTATTGGGTGAAGCAGCGCAGTCACTGCCCGGTAATCATGCGGACATGACCAATATCCTGCATGCGTTGGTCATTGTGCCCGAATACGAACAGCATTTTCTTGGCGCCAGCGTGGTTGCTGCACAGTTGCGTCGATTGGGCTGCGATGTGAGCGTCAGTATCAACGAGTCGCAGCATCAGGTCGTGGACCGCGTCGAACACGATCGCCCGGACATGGTCCTGTTTTCCTGTGCCCGGGCAGCGGCCCTTGAAACCATACGCGGAACAGTTAAAAAGATCAGACAAAATGGTGATCCGGCGCCTGTGCTTGCCTTGGGGGGCGCATTTTCCGGCATTACTGACGGTACAAGAAAACGAACAGGCGTCGATCTGGTGACGAACACGGCCAAGGATGTTGTCGGCTTTGCGACGAAGCGCCAGAAGGCGTTGGGCTCTAGATGA
- the ppsR gene encoding transcriptional regulator PpsR, translating to MTTGGTSFWTSGSVPLIEPEFLSSIIAAASDIALVVSAEGMILSVLLNTQDDSFGNLKHWEGRPVVDFLTDESVEKFQLAHDAYMAGQLPKKPLELNHSDNAVWQYPVRYTFHRFGQENAVLLLGRDLRPIAETQQQLVQAQIALEQGYEARREFDARYRVVMSNVDDAVVFVSVQSGRIEDANKQAAAVLGLKPDALTGVSFASLFSDRSVAELTESLMNATLSDDATPVTVVTSRTRQEVGLYPVLFRASGQRVLMCRLVGSHDKPVVDGASGHPAALFRATTDAIVFMDPRGTTLSVNDAFLDLVGATHLSDVVGQSLAEYLARGQIDLGVLLENAARSGQMRVYATRMVNDLGARVPVEVSATSLEDADNPAVALIIRDVSRMEGVRKAETGGASMPEPGRNVMDLVGSASLKEIVAETTDVVEKMCIETAVNLTRNNRVAAAEMLGLSRQSLYVKLRKYGLLSKNG from the coding sequence ATGACGACGGGTGGCACCAGCTTTTGGACAAGCGGGTCTGTTCCGCTCATTGAGCCTGAATTCCTAAGCAGCATTATCGCAGCCGCCTCTGACATTGCGCTTGTGGTGTCGGCGGAGGGCATGATCCTGTCTGTATTGCTGAACACGCAAGATGACAGTTTTGGCAATCTCAAGCATTGGGAAGGGCGCCCTGTTGTCGATTTCCTGACCGATGAGAGCGTCGAAAAGTTCCAGTTGGCCCATGATGCCTACATGGCGGGGCAATTGCCCAAAAAGCCGCTAGAACTGAACCATTCCGACAATGCCGTCTGGCAGTATCCTGTCCGCTATACCTTTCACCGGTTCGGACAGGAGAATGCCGTTCTGCTTCTGGGCCGTGACCTGCGCCCCATTGCCGAGACGCAGCAACAGCTGGTCCAGGCGCAGATCGCGCTTGAGCAGGGGTATGAGGCGCGCCGAGAATTCGATGCGCGCTACCGCGTGGTCATGTCGAATGTCGACGATGCCGTCGTGTTCGTGTCGGTCCAAAGCGGTCGGATCGAGGATGCGAACAAGCAGGCTGCGGCTGTGCTGGGCCTGAAACCTGACGCGCTGACCGGTGTGTCGTTTGCCAGCCTGTTTTCGGATCGGTCGGTGGCGGAGCTGACCGAGAGCCTGATGAATGCGACGCTGTCGGATGACGCCACGCCGGTGACGGTTGTCACCTCCCGCACCCGGCAGGAGGTTGGGCTTTACCCCGTTCTGTTCCGTGCATCGGGCCAGCGTGTGTTGATGTGCAGGCTGGTCGGCTCACATGACAAGCCCGTCGTTGACGGGGCGAGCGGCCATCCGGCGGCCCTGTTCCGGGCAACCACCGATGCCATTGTCTTTATGGATCCGCGCGGAACGACCTTGTCCGTCAATGATGCCTTCCTGGATCTCGTGGGCGCCACGCATTTGTCCGACGTTGTGGGGCAGTCGCTGGCCGAATATCTGGCCCGCGGTCAGATTGATCTGGGCGTCCTGCTTGAGAACGCGGCCCGCAGCGGGCAGATGCGTGTCTATGCCACGCGTATGGTCAACGATCTGGGTGCCCGTGTGCCGGTTGAGGTCTCTGCCACCTCACTTGAGGATGCGGACAACCCCGCCGTCGCCCTGATCATTCGCGATGTCAGCCGCATGGAAGGTGTGCGCAAAGCCGAAACAGGCGGCGCCAGCATGCCGGAACCCGGGCGCAACGTGATGGATCTGGTTGGGTCGGCATCGCTCAAGGAGATTGTGGCCGAGACCACCGATGTGGTTGAGAAGATGTGCATTGAAACGGCTGTCAATCTGACTCGCAACAATCGTGTCGCCGCGGCCGAGATGCTGGGCCTGTCGCGCCAGTCGCTTTACGTCAAGCTGCGCAAGTACGGGCTGCTCAGCAAGAACGGGTAG
- the glpK gene encoding glycerol kinase GlpK, giving the protein MTHILAIDQGTTSSRAIVFDGNMQPVASAQEEFTQHFPNSGWVEHEPADLWATVQSTCKAAMDQTGLGVDDIAAIGITNQRETTVIWDAETGAPLHNAIVWQDRRTAQMCERLRADGHGDQVTAITGLLLDPYFSATKVKWILDQHEGSRDRAKAGKLLFGTVDSFLIWHMTGRTAHVTDATNAARTMLYDIHKGAWSPEMCAMLDIPIEMLPEVRDCASDFGVTDLLGGETPIYGVAGDQQAATIGQACFEPGMLKSTYGTGCFALLNTGDAPVASNNRLLTTVAYQLNGKPTYALEGSIFIAGAVVQWLRDGLGIIANAAETQALADEGSGNVTLVPAFTGLGAPYWNPECRGATFGLTRDTGPADMARAALESVGFQTRDLWEAMRADWPDGGDAVLRVDGGLSANDWAMQFLSDVLGGPVDRPAGLETTALGAAWLAGMRAGIYPDMDGFAATWAREARFDPQMSEEDRETGYARWQRAVAATQAV; this is encoded by the coding sequence ATGACCCATATTCTCGCTATCGACCAGGGCACCACGTCGTCCCGTGCGATCGTATTTGATGGGAACATGCAGCCCGTGGCGTCCGCGCAGGAAGAATTCACGCAGCATTTTCCGAACAGCGGTTGGGTGGAACATGAACCGGCGGACCTGTGGGCCACGGTGCAATCGACCTGCAAGGCGGCTATGGATCAAACGGGCTTGGGCGTGGATGACATCGCCGCCATCGGCATCACCAACCAGCGCGAGACAACTGTGATCTGGGATGCCGAAACCGGCGCCCCGCTGCACAACGCCATCGTCTGGCAAGACCGGCGAACGGCGCAGATGTGCGAGAGGTTGCGGGCCGACGGGCATGGCGATCAGGTCACGGCGATCACAGGGTTGCTGCTCGATCCCTATTTCTCGGCGACGAAGGTGAAATGGATCCTCGACCAGCACGAGGGATCCCGTGACCGCGCCAAGGCGGGCAAGCTGCTGTTCGGCACGGTGGACAGCTTTCTGATCTGGCACATGACCGGACGCACGGCGCATGTCACTGATGCGACGAATGCCGCGCGCACGATGCTGTATGACATCCACAAGGGCGCTTGGAGCCCCGAGATGTGCGCGATGCTCGATATCCCGATAGAGATGCTGCCCGAGGTGCGTGACTGTGCGTCCGACTTTGGCGTGACCGACCTGCTGGGCGGCGAGACGCCGATTTACGGCGTTGCTGGTGACCAGCAGGCCGCGACCATCGGGCAGGCGTGTTTTGAGCCGGGCATGCTGAAGTCTACTTATGGCACGGGCTGCTTTGCACTGCTCAACACGGGCGATGCGCCGGTGGCGTCGAACAACCGGCTGTTGACCACGGTTGCCTACCAGCTCAATGGCAAGCCGACATACGCGCTCGAAGGGTCGATTTTTATCGCCGGTGCGGTCGTGCAATGGCTGCGGGATGGGTTGGGGATCATTGCGAACGCGGCCGAGACGCAGGCGCTTGCCGATGAGGGCAGCGGCAATGTGACACTCGTGCCTGCGTTCACGGGTCTTGGCGCACCCTATTGGAACCCGGAATGCCGCGGGGCGACTTTTGGCCTGACCCGCGACACGGGACCTGCCGATATGGCGCGTGCGGCATTGGAAAGCGTCGGCTTCCAGACCCGCGATCTGTGGGAAGCGATGCGCGCAGACTGGCCGGATGGTGGTGACGCCGTGCTGCGCGTCGATGGTGGTCTGAGCGCAAACGACTGGGCCATGCAATTCCTGTCGGACGTGCTGGGCGGCCCTGTGGATCGTCCTGCAGGGCTGGAGACGACCGCGCTTGGTGCGGCGTGGCTGGCCGGGATGCGCGCGGGTATTTATCCTGATATGGACGGCTTTGCCGCGACTTGGGCGCGTGAGGCCCGGTTCGATCCGCAAATGTCCGAAGAAGACCGCGAGACCGGATACGCCCGATGGCAACGTGCTGTCGCGGCAACGCAAGCCGTCTAG